In a genomic window of Desulfovibrionales bacterium:
- a CDS encoding putative cobaltochelatase — protein MNWTKENVYPFSAVVGQDDLKMALLLNAVLPSIGGALIRGEKGTAKSTAVRALAALLPEIEVVPGCLFNCAPHDYQGLCADCKARVKQGDTLPVISRKISVIDLPLGCTEDRVVGMIDLEYAIKEGKKRFEPGLLAGAHRGILYIDEVNLLHDHIVDIILDAAAMGINIVEREGIAYTHPAEFILIGTMNPEEGELRPQLLDRFGLCVQVEGIESPGERVEVIKRREDFEKDPDEFIKRYQNAQHALEQRVIGARKVIPSVRIPEEMLRLCSTLALEAYVAGQRADIIMRKTAIAVAAFDGRKEVTEDDIKRAAGFVLLHRMRMPPQPRHEEKEREEPDESSADKDQTRAESRDNKAESQKEGRGDKEQEGRSSRGQGEGEQEDQGAGRSSLETVFSTGTPFRVKPIQAEKDRVVRKGSGRRSRTETSTKAGRYVRSTLSHRDADFALDATIRAAAPYQRERKREDIAIAIEKSDIRGRRREKKIGNFIVFVVDASGSMGAGKRMIATKGAIRSLLIDAYQKRDRVAMVAFRGDRAEVLLPPTNSIELTYKLLEELPTGGKTPLSHGITLGYEVIESYFHKDPNIYPMFILISDGKANIGLYGGKPVMESMEIANVIRDDSRIRSVVIDVEKAGMISFGLACQLSAQMGARYFKIDDLKANDLLEAIRNDLFQ, from the coding sequence ATGAATTGGACTAAAGAAAACGTTTATCCCTTTTCCGCTGTTGTGGGTCAAGACGACCTGAAGATGGCGTTGTTGCTCAATGCCGTCTTACCTTCCATCGGCGGAGCGCTCATTCGGGGAGAGAAGGGAACCGCCAAGTCAACAGCGGTTCGGGCCCTGGCCGCCCTTTTGCCTGAGATCGAGGTGGTTCCGGGATGTCTTTTCAATTGCGCTCCTCATGACTATCAAGGTTTGTGTGCTGACTGTAAGGCAAGGGTAAAGCAAGGAGATACCCTGCCTGTTATCAGCAGAAAGATCAGTGTGATCGATCTTCCCTTGGGGTGCACAGAGGACCGGGTGGTGGGAATGATTGACCTCGAGTATGCGATAAAGGAGGGGAAAAAGCGATTTGAACCCGGACTGCTTGCCGGGGCCCACCGGGGTATTCTTTATATTGACGAGGTCAACCTCCTGCACGATCATATCGTGGATATTATTCTCGATGCTGCGGCTATGGGGATCAATATTGTCGAACGGGAAGGGATCGCTTATACACATCCGGCCGAATTTATCCTGATCGGAACCATGAATCCGGAGGAAGGAGAACTACGGCCCCAGCTTCTGGATCGGTTTGGGTTGTGTGTCCAGGTGGAAGGTATAGAGAGTCCGGGCGAAAGGGTAGAAGTGATCAAGCGCCGGGAGGATTTTGAAAAAGACCCGGATGAATTTATTAAGCGCTATCAGAATGCCCAGCATGCGCTGGAGCAAAGGGTAATTGGGGCCAGAAAAGTTATTCCCTCTGTCCGTATCCCGGAAGAGATGCTCCGTCTCTGTTCTACACTGGCACTGGAGGCTTATGTGGCCGGGCAACGTGCGGATATCATCATGAGAAAAACAGCCATAGCCGTTGCCGCTTTCGATGGGAGAAAAGAAGTTACTGAAGATGATATCAAAAGAGCGGCAGGATTTGTGCTCCTTCATCGGATGAGGATGCCTCCTCAGCCCCGCCACGAGGAAAAGGAGAGAGAAGAGCCGGACGAATCTTCCGCAGATAAAGATCAAACCCGCGCTGAGTCAAGGGACAACAAGGCAGAAAGTCAAAAGGAAGGCCGGGGGGATAAAGAGCAGGAAGGACGTTCATCCAGAGGGCAAGGGGAAGGGGAGCAGGAAGACCAGGGGGCAGGGCGCTCTTCTTTGGAAACGGTTTTTTCCACAGGCACGCCCTTCCGGGTCAAGCCTATACAGGCGGAGAAGGACCGGGTAGTACGTAAGGGTTCGGGGCGTAGGAGCCGGACCGAGACATCCACGAAAGCGGGTCGCTATGTCAGAAGCACATTGAGCCACAGAGACGCGGACTTTGCCCTTGACGCCACGATCCGGGCGGCCGCCCCTTATCAGAGGGAAAGGAAAAGGGAAGATATAGCCATTGCCATTGAAAAGAGTGACATCAGGGGAAGGAGAAGAGAGAAGAAGATCGGCAATTTTATCGTTTTTGTGGTGGATGCCAGCGGCTCTATGGGTGCGGGCAAACGCATGATCGCAACCAAAGGGGCCATCCGCTCCCTCCTTATAGATGCCTATCAGAAGAGAGATCGGGTGGCTATGGTAGCCTTTAGGGGAGACCGGGCGGAGGTGCTCCTGCCCCCAACCAACAGTATCGAACTCACCTATAAGCTCCTGGAAGAGCTGCCGACCGGCGGGAAGACCCCTTTGTCACATGGAATAACCCTGGGATATGAGGTCATTGAGAGTTATTTCCATAAGGACCCCAATATCTATCCTATGTTTATTTTGATCTCCGACGGCAAGGCGAATATAGGCCTGTATGGAGGAAAACCAGTTATGGAGTCTATGGAGATAGCCAATGTGATACGAGATGATTCCCGTATCCGGAGTGTGGTAATCGATGTGGAGAAGGCCGGTATGATCTCATTTGGCCTGGCCTGTCAACTTTCAGCCCAGATGGGGGCACGGTATTTTAAGATCGATGACCTCAAGGCAAATGACCTGCTTGAGGCTATCCGGAACGACTTATTCCAATAG
- a CDS encoding ATP-binding protein: MKTKRVTYPFTAIVGQEKMKSALILNAVNPRLGGVLIRGEKGTAKSTAVRALANLLPEIEVVADCKFGCEPHVKEKMCQECAARLEQGESLPVGRRKIRVVDLPVSSTEDRVVGTLDIEQAIKKGEKRFESGILAEANRGILYVDEVNLLDDHIVDVLLDSAAMGVNIMEREGVSYSHPAQFILVGTMNPEEGELRPQLLDRFGLCVNVEGIIDPDLRVEVVKRRAAYEEDPVQFRKAWQEEENKLQEAIVRAKELLDRVIVSDDMLHLIARVAIEMHVDGHRADITIMKAAKTFAAFHGREKVSKEDIQTVAEMALQHRMRRKPFQKAGVEAGKIEEIIRGDFENVHAHAHVHSHKHTHK; this comes from the coding sequence ATGAAAACAAAAAGAGTGACATATCCCTTCACCGCCATAGTAGGCCAGGAGAAGATGAAGAGCGCCTTGATTTTGAATGCTGTTAATCCCAGGCTGGGAGGGGTGCTCATCCGCGGAGAAAAAGGGACTGCCAAATCAACGGCCGTTCGTGCGCTGGCCAATCTTCTCCCGGAGATAGAGGTGGTCGCGGACTGTAAATTTGGTTGTGAGCCGCATGTAAAAGAAAAGATGTGTCAGGAGTGTGCGGCCCGTCTTGAACAGGGAGAAAGCCTGCCGGTTGGGAGGAGAAAGATTCGCGTGGTTGATCTGCCGGTGAGTTCCACAGAAGACAGGGTGGTGGGTACGCTGGACATAGAACAGGCGATAAAAAAAGGAGAAAAGAGGTTTGAGTCCGGTATCCTGGCCGAAGCGAACCGGGGTATTCTCTACGTGGACGAGGTCAATCTCCTTGATGACCATATCGTGGATGTGCTTCTGGATTCGGCGGCGATGGGTGTGAACATCATGGAGAGGGAGGGTGTTTCCTATTCTCATCCCGCTCAATTTATTCTGGTGGGGACTATGAATCCGGAAGAAGGAGAACTGCGCCCCCAGCTTCTGGATCGTTTCGGACTCTGTGTGAACGTGGAGGGGATCATTGATCCGGATCTGAGGGTAGAGGTTGTTAAAAGAAGAGCCGCGTATGAAGAAGACCCCGTGCAGTTCCGGAAGGCCTGGCAAGAGGAAGAAAATAAACTCCAGGAGGCCATTGTCCGGGCGAAGGAGCTTTTGGACCGGGTAATTGTGTCCGATGACATGCTGCATCTGATCGCCCGCGTCGCGATTGAAATGCACGTGGATGGGCACCGGGCAGATATTACCATAATGAAGGCGGCAAAGACGTTTGCCGCTTTTCATGGACGGGAAAAGGTCTCTAAAGAAGATATCCAAACGGTCGCGGAAATGGCGCTGCAACACAGGATGCGGAGAAAACCCTTTCAAAAGGCCGGTGTAGAGGCGGGAAAAATAGAAGAAATTATTCGTGGTGACTTTGAGAATGTACATGCTCATGCGCATGTCCATAGCCATAAGCACACCCACAAATGA
- a CDS encoding FMN-binding glutamate synthase family protein, producing the protein MSFSKPNRSAATLTTTRVTPAPGSGICVTCVDGCEGPCEIGRSALKGREVIYPAPFGVITSGSEKDYPVDFSHFNIQGTAVGAVGIEADSDKATFPAVDTTTAVGAGGNIKLNFPVFTGAVGSTDIARINWEDVAVGAAISGVLVVAGENICGMDSQAEFKNGKISRSPEMERRINAFRQWYDGTGGIIIQANVEDTKLGVPEYVIGQLGIEIFELKWGQGAKDIGGEVKLHSIERALQLKERGYIVLPDPTNPAVQAAFKAGGITEFERHSRLGMVDEEAFYKSVEHLRSVGAKHVTLKTGAYRPADLARAIKFSSNAKIDLLTIDGAGGGTGMSPWRMMNEWGIPTVQLECLTYQMCQRLAARGAYIPPIAIAGGLSLEDHIFKALALGAPYVKAICLGRAILTAAMVGKTHGKLMAQKMELEGEDVEQGYLRLFGVGAQLKERFGKDFTKLPGGAIGMYSYIDRLKQGLQQLMAGSRKFALKYIDRNDLVALTRDAAEVSGISYVMESDAAEIDKILG; encoded by the coding sequence ATGTCATTTAGCAAACCAAATCGAAGCGCCGCTACCCTGACTACAACCAGGGTGACACCCGCCCCCGGGTCAGGAATTTGCGTGACCTGTGTGGACGGCTGTGAAGGGCCGTGCGAAATCGGCCGGTCAGCCCTTAAGGGGAGAGAGGTGATATATCCTGCGCCTTTTGGAGTCATCACCTCTGGTTCGGAAAAGGACTACCCGGTAGATTTCTCCCATTTTAATATCCAGGGTACGGCTGTGGGCGCCGTGGGAATTGAGGCCGATTCCGATAAGGCCACGTTCCCGGCCGTGGATACGACTACGGCTGTGGGTGCGGGCGGCAACATCAAGCTGAATTTTCCGGTGTTTACCGGTGCAGTTGGGTCCACGGATATCGCCCGTATTAACTGGGAAGATGTGGCTGTGGGTGCAGCCATCTCGGGTGTGCTGGTAGTTGCGGGTGAAAATATTTGTGGCATGGATTCTCAGGCGGAATTCAAGAATGGGAAAATATCCAGGTCGCCGGAGATGGAACGTCGCATTAACGCCTTCCGTCAATGGTACGACGGGACCGGCGGTATTATTATTCAGGCCAATGTGGAAGACACCAAGTTGGGTGTGCCGGAATATGTGATTGGGCAGTTAGGCATCGAGATATTTGAATTAAAGTGGGGCCAGGGCGCCAAAGACATCGGCGGCGAAGTCAAGTTGCATTCGATCGAGAGGGCCTTGCAGTTGAAGGAGCGGGGTTATATCGTGCTCCCGGATCCAACCAATCCCGCCGTCCAGGCCGCCTTTAAGGCCGGTGGTATAACAGAATTTGAACGGCATTCCCGCCTCGGCATGGTAGATGAGGAGGCCTTTTACAAATCGGTCGAACACCTGCGGTCTGTCGGCGCAAAGCATGTGACTCTTAAGACCGGGGCCTATCGCCCGGCAGATCTGGCGCGGGCCATTAAGTTCTCTTCAAATGCCAAGATTGATCTCCTTACCATAGACGGAGCCGGCGGCGGAACCGGCATGAGTCCCTGGCGTATGATGAATGAGTGGGGCATACCCACCGTGCAGTTAGAATGCCTGACCTATCAGATGTGTCAGCGGCTGGCGGCCAGGGGAGCCTATATCCCGCCCATTGCCATAGCGGGCGGTCTCTCTCTGGAAGACCATATCTTTAAGGCCCTGGCGCTGGGCGCTCCCTATGTCAAGGCCATTTGCCTGGGACGGGCCATTCTCACCGCGGCCATGGTGGGCAAGACCCATGGAAAGTTAATGGCGCAAAAAATGGAGTTGGAAGGTGAAGATGTAGAGCAAGGATACCTGCGCCTCTTTGGCGTAGGGGCGCAACTTAAAGAACGCTTTGGCAAAGACTTTACCAAACTTCCGGGCGGGGCCATAGGTATGTATTCTTATATTGACCGGCTGAAACAGGGCCTCCAGCAACTTATGGCCGGGTCCAGAAAATTTGCCCTCAAATACATTGATCGTAATGATCTGGTGGCCTTGACCAGGGATGCGGCGGAAGTCTCCGGAATTTCCTATGTTATGGAGTCCGATGCAGCAGAAATAGATAAGATATTAGGCTAA
- a CDS encoding aldehyde ferredoxin oxidoreductase family protein, with amino-acid sequence MNGWIGRCLRINLTEGRHNIEEIDPGLLERFIGGRGLGARIFTDEVSPQVDPLSPENKLVFSSGPLVGTGAITGASCNVITKSALTGGLACAKMRGHFGAELKFAGFDLLIVEGKAEMPVIISIMDDKVRLIPALEYWGRTTVETEELFKNNLGDPWSARETYLVSIGPAGEKLLPLANLINDRFLPVGGAGIGAVMGSKNLKAIAVRGRHSLQVADGNRFMQVVTTLINKLNSAPLTQSMSQTGTAFLVGLCYQKGILPQNNFRRAPLPLRNIATDALNSAFALRSRGCFACPIACIKKADVKYSAYEGKGMAPTYLAIGSLGVNCGITDLTTIGMASMMCGEMGLDPVAAGGTLATIMELVEKKVVTPEELKIDLRFGNGEAMVEALHLMATKKGYARRLGQGGRALAKEFGRPEVFMGVKGHSLSPFDPRAIQGMGLHFATCNYGPHHLFAYTFIDELLNVHQILDPWEIGGKPLLVKEYQNTTAVMDSLGLCNWPLMGLKFNNYVPMVNSCLGTNYKADDLLFIGERIWNLERMFNLKAGFDRTHDTLPERFIKEPVPDGPAEGQVSRIEEMIPEYYHLRGWNEQGEPRPETLQALNLEV; translated from the coding sequence ATGAACGGATGGATCGGGCGTTGTCTGAGGATAAACCTGACCGAAGGAAGACATAATATTGAGGAGATCGATCCCGGGCTGCTCGAAAGGTTTATAGGGGGGCGGGGCCTGGGCGCCAGGATTTTTACAGACGAAGTTTCCCCTCAGGTAGATCCGCTTTCCCCTGAAAACAAACTCGTCTTTTCTTCGGGTCCCCTGGTGGGCACAGGGGCTATAACCGGGGCCTCGTGCAATGTAATAACCAAGTCCGCATTAACCGGCGGACTGGCCTGTGCAAAGATGCGCGGACATTTTGGCGCCGAGCTGAAATTTGCCGGCTTTGACCTGCTAATCGTAGAAGGCAAGGCCGAGATGCCGGTTATTATCTCGATTATGGATGACAAGGTGAGGCTTATCCCGGCCCTGGAATACTGGGGCCGTACCACGGTGGAAACCGAGGAACTGTTTAAGAATAACCTGGGTGATCCGTGGAGCGCACGGGAAACCTATCTGGTTTCCATTGGTCCGGCAGGCGAGAAACTTTTGCCCCTGGCCAACCTGATTAATGACCGGTTCCTCCCGGTAGGGGGCGCGGGCATCGGCGCGGTTATGGGTTCAAAGAACCTTAAGGCCATTGCCGTCAGAGGTCGGCACTCCCTCCAGGTGGCGGATGGGAATCGATTCATGCAGGTGGTCACCACCCTGATTAATAAGCTCAACAGCGCCCCTCTTACCCAGTCCATGTCGCAAACGGGAACTGCTTTTCTGGTGGGGTTATGTTATCAGAAAGGAATCCTGCCACAGAATAATTTTCGCCGTGCCCCGCTTCCGTTAAGAAATATCGCTACTGATGCCCTGAACAGCGCCTTTGCCTTGAGGAGTCGCGGCTGCTTTGCGTGCCCTATCGCCTGCATCAAAAAGGCGGATGTTAAATACTCTGCCTACGAAGGGAAGGGGATGGCCCCGACCTATCTGGCCATCGGTTCTCTGGGGGTGAATTGCGGGATTACCGACCTGACTACGATCGGTATGGCGAGTATGATGTGCGGGGAAATGGGATTGGACCCCGTAGCTGCCGGAGGGACTCTCGCCACTATCATGGAATTAGTGGAGAAAAAAGTGGTCACCCCTGAGGAGCTAAAAATTGACCTTCGGTTCGGCAACGGGGAGGCCATGGTGGAGGCGCTACACCTGATGGCCACTAAAAAAGGATATGCCAGACGTCTGGGTCAGGGCGGGCGGGCCCTGGCCAAAGAGTTCGGAAGGCCGGAGGTCTTTATGGGCGTAAAGGGTCATTCTCTGTCTCCTTTTGACCCGCGCGCCATTCAGGGCATGGGACTTCATTTTGCGACATGTAACTATGGGCCGCATCATCTGTTCGCCTACACGTTCATTGACGAACTCCTTAATGTACATCAAATTCTTGATCCATGGGAAATTGGCGGAAAGCCTTTGCTTGTGAAGGAGTATCAGAATACCACCGCTGTCATGGACTCTCTGGGGCTGTGCAATTGGCCTCTGATGGGACTCAAATTCAATAACTACGTACCCATGGTGAACAGTTGCCTGGGAACGAATTATAAGGCAGATGACCTTTTGTTTATCGGTGAAAGGATCTGGAACCTGGAGAGGATGTTTAACCTGAAAGCGGGATTTGACCGGACGCATGATACACTTCCGGAGCGGTTTATCAAGGAACCGGTTCCTGATGGGCCGGCCGAGGGGCAAGTCAGCAGGATAGAGGAGATGATCCCTGAATATTATCATCTCAGGGGCTGGAATGAACAGGGTGAGCCACGGCCTGAGACGTTACAGGCATTGAACTTGGAGGTGTGA
- a CDS encoding helix-turn-helix domain-containing protein — translation MDRLLGGLFIGDNVVWYDHSGSLASVFCLNFLQASLSNHKPVIYVTFDRSPRNLLDKLGPLADSPNLTILDAFTCGKGASTSVFMKFYEEPDPERLCHIRRVEKPGDMDYVIEALYGLHEALSGDVRLVFESITGMQKLWGGEEAVQKFYSHSCPRLYELNTIAYWIMEKLAHSPQLRAQINQIAQVAIDLSIKRGTTTLTILKAEGRSTADMHEPYRYWTKGLAITFDRQKQGANGINLGSRVKELRMKQGLSQAELAKLVGVTPSTISQVETDIIYPSLPALLKMAEVLSVDVGSLLQPSSKSEKQIIFPAAEAVEAGFEDIPTGSIQGKLLTPPDFQGNMEPYIIEIEPHQELPAHFFLHKGEEIGYVLSGKLKMVISNATYTIRAGDVIYLTAEMPSQWENPGPNVARLLWIKAK, via the coding sequence TTGGACCGACTGCTCGGCGGTCTCTTCATCGGTGATAACGTGGTCTGGTATGATCATTCCGGCAGCCTGGCATCGGTCTTTTGTCTTAATTTTCTCCAGGCATCACTATCCAATCATAAGCCGGTAATTTATGTCACCTTTGACCGCTCCCCCAGGAACCTCCTTGATAAACTGGGTCCCCTGGCGGACAGCCCGAATCTTACTATCCTTGACGCCTTCACCTGCGGTAAGGGAGCATCCACCTCCGTCTTCATGAAATTCTACGAAGAACCTGATCCTGAACGCCTCTGCCATATCAGGAGGGTGGAAAAGCCGGGAGACATGGACTATGTAATAGAAGCCCTCTATGGGCTCCATGAGGCTTTAAGCGGAGATGTCCGTCTCGTATTTGAAAGTATCACGGGCATGCAAAAACTCTGGGGAGGGGAAGAGGCCGTACAGAAGTTTTATTCTCATTCCTGCCCCCGCCTCTATGAATTGAATACTATAGCCTACTGGATAATGGAAAAATTGGCTCACTCGCCCCAACTCAGGGCCCAGATCAATCAGATTGCCCAGGTGGCCATCGACCTTTCTATAAAAAGAGGCACCACAACCCTGACCATTCTAAAGGCCGAAGGTCGCAGCACAGCGGATATGCATGAACCTTACCGCTACTGGACAAAAGGTCTCGCCATCACATTTGACAGGCAAAAACAAGGGGCCAATGGGATCAACCTGGGCTCTCGCGTCAAAGAACTCCGGATGAAACAGGGCTTATCTCAGGCTGAGCTTGCAAAACTAGTGGGAGTTACTCCCAGCACTATCTCCCAGGTAGAGACCGACATTATTTATCCCTCACTGCCGGCCCTTCTGAAGATGGCCGAGGTCCTTTCAGTTGATGTCGGTTCACTATTACAACCGTCTTCAAAATCAGAAAAACAGATCATCTTTCCGGCTGCTGAGGCTGTAGAAGCAGGGTTTGAGGATATCCCTACCGGATCGATCCAGGGTAAGCTTTTAACACCGCCGGATTTTCAGGGCAACATGGAACCCTATATCATTGAAATAGAGCCCCACCAAGAGCTGCCTGCCCATTTTTTCCTTCATAAAGGCGAGGAGATAGGCTATGTCCTTTCAGGCAAATTAAAAATGGTTATCAGTAATGCTACTTACACTATCCGCGCCGGAGACGTGATCTATCTGACCGCAGAGATGCCGAGTCAATGGGAAAATCCAGGGCCTAATGTGGCCAGGTTGTTGTGGATTAAAGCAAAATAG
- a CDS encoding FAD-dependent oxidoreductase yields the protein MEIQINDNRLIGSVMVVGGGIAGIQAAMDLADGGFYVYLIERSSAIGGIMAGLDKTFPTNDCAL from the coding sequence ATGGAGATTCAAATTAACGATAATCGACTCATCGGATCGGTAATGGTAGTCGGAGGTGGAATTGCCGGGATCCAGGCGGCTATGGATCTGGCGGATGGCGGTTTTTATGTCTATCTGATCGAAAGGTCATCGGCCATAGGTGGTATCATGGCCGGTCTGGATAAGACCTTTCCGACCAATGACTGCGCCCTCTGA